The Aeoliella mucimassa genome includes the window CACCAAACTCGGTGCCCAAGTCCCGCACGGTTCCACCGAGGGTTTCGATGGTAAGATTCGCCTCGGCGTAAGGCATCCGCCCCACGACTCGCCCGGAATCGAACCGCAACCGATCTCCACTCATCACCCGAAACCTGGCGGGGGCTTCCACCACTAGTTGTGCACCACTTTGCGTCTCAAGCTCCACGACTCCTGCGGAGAGCTTCAATGGACCTTCCGGAAGCGGATCGCCAACTGGCAACATGGCATCAGGTATCTCCCACTTCGCGTCGACCGAGTCGGTGATCCACGCCAGGTATGTCGGTGCTGGCACTGCCGACTCTTCGGCGACAGGCCCAGGATTTACAGGCGACTCTTGATTCGCCATGAACTGCGAGACGCCGAGGTAAGCCGCGATCACCAAAGCCGCCGCTACTGCATAGGCCAGGCTTCGCGGAATCTCAATCGGCTCGGGCCGGCGGTTGACGCGACGCTTCGCGATTTTCTCCATGCGCCGGCGACGTTCCTCTTCAGCCATTGCTACTTCGGCATCGCGGCGCCGTTGCTCCGCTCGTTTTCTTGCTTCGATCTCCTGATCTTCCTCCAGCAGGTCGGCGATGCCCGCCAGGCGACCATCGAGTTTGCCTTCGATCTCTTCCGGCTCTTCCAGGTCGAGTGCGATTTCATCAGCAATCGACTCCGGCAGACTCCGTCCACTCAGCTCGTGTCGCAACAGCTGTGCGTGGCGAGATAGTCGCTATAGAACTGCCGCAACTCGCGATGCTCCAGCAGCAGTTCGTTGAGTTCTGCCACCTGGTCGGGGCGGAGTCCGCTGCCGAGCAGGTCGATCAACAAAGCCTGCAATTGCTGTTTGGGCCCGTTCGGCTTGTCCATCTCGGCGTCCTTTCTCACGTACGATCTTGCGACAAGCGATACCGAATGCACTTGGCCAAATCCGCACGCATGCGATAAAGCTCCTGCGACAGTGCAGCCGCGGTACGCCCTACCTCCTTGGCCAAGTTGGCCACGGCGGTTCCACTGTAGCGGCGCTCGAGCAACTCACGACGCGCCCGCGAGAGATTGCCCAAGCACTTTCGCAAATCGGCCTTGGCCGCGTCGGGTTCGCGGACAAACTCGCTCTCTTCCTGCGTTAGCTGGGCGACCAGCTCATCGCTCAAAATCACCCGGTTCCGGGCGAGCTCCTTGCGGAATCCTCGAACCTCGAACTGAGCGACCTGCTTGGCCCACGCCCAAAAGTCGGTGCCTGTCTGAAATTGCGACTGTTTGCGTAGCAACACGACGTTAGTTCGCTGCACCAGATCGTCCGCATCTTCGCAGTTGGCCACGAGCGACAGGATGTACCCATACAAGCGAGGCTGCATCTCGATCAAGCAGGTCACAAATTCTTCGTCTCTTTGCAACATGGAGCGAGGATTCCTTGGATGAGACACTAGCAAACTGTGACTCTGGAGAGACTACGAATGAGACTTGCGTTAGATCCCCCCGCCTCGACGGGTAGGCTTCTCTAGAAGACGGCGCAGCCAGGTGCGATCTAACGGACATTTTTCCGAATTCTATCCGGTTTATGACTCGACTGGTTAGCAGTGCAAGCGAGGAAGACTCGGCAAGCTTCCAGCGATGCCAAATCCTCCCCCAACCAAGCGATGCTCGCGATAGATTCCCAATTTTCCCACCGATGGGAAAATTGAATCTTCACGCACTCTACAAAACCAGTGCTTTTCGGCTGCGAATAGATTCCCATTCCCAAAAACGCATCGAGTGGGAATCTATTTTCGAGCGGGGAAACAATCGCAAGTCGTTTACCAATAGAGAGTTACATCAACACCTCCGCGATAGTTGCCCAAAATAGATTCCCACCCATGGGAAACTATTTTGGTTGGAAGTTGGGGGTTGGGAGTTCTGAATGCGGAATGTCATGCCGAGGGAAGCTTCCAGCCTACTGCTTACAGCCTAAAGCCTACAGCTTTAACAACCGCGCAGCAGCGAACGGCCACGCGGGCAACCATTCGCCTGCGCGTCGATACTGGCATTCAATAAAACACTCACACTGCTAGCTCATTCCATTCTCCAACAACGAACGACTGACCACGAACAACAGATAACACACACATGTTCATTAGATCACCCTCAGTGGCCATTTCCCAGCAAAAACTTGCGAACTTCGGCCACTTTCAGTGCATTTCCAAGGCGACCACGCTCGCTAGATTTTCTGAACCAGGAGTTAGACAGAACATGGATGGGCAACATGCATTAGAATCGAGCGAATGGCAAATCCCTACCAATCCCCATCGACGTCAGGTACCCAGCCAGAGAAACGGCGCTGGCGCGTTGCGTGGGGAAAGGGGCTCGCGATGGGAGCATGCACGTGGCTGCTGGTGAGCTTCGCCGCTTGGGCGCGCTATGGCCGATTCGGGGAACTATTCGGAGAGGGAAGTCCCGAATTCGAGATCTACTGCTTCTTGCTCGCCCCGCTGCACCTGCTCACCACGACACTCTCATTACCATCGGCTGGGTACCCGATGTACCTGCTGAAGCTCGCCTCGGGAGTGCTGATGCACGCGATGTTCTGGATTGCGGTGCTCACCTGGTACCAAAGCAGGAGATCGCGAGTCGCT containing:
- a CDS encoding sigma-70 family RNA polymerase sigma factor, whose protein sequence is MLQRDEEFVTCLIEMQPRLYGYILSLVANCEDADDLVQRTNVVLLRKQSQFQTGTDFWAWAKQVAQFEVRGFRKELARNRVILSDELVAQLTQEESEFVREPDAAKADLRKCLGNLSRARRELLERRYSGTAVANLAKEVGRTAAALSQELYRMRADLAKCIRYRLSQDRT